A single window of Halodesulfovibrio marinisediminis DSM 17456 DNA harbors:
- a CDS encoding formylglycine-generating enzyme family protein: MNLKSFKKRRGMVSRADLFLLLQMFPKENFTHIAEMLGYYKRLRRNKRDFTNPTLAFSRQRIIEHKVEETFEDERGLTESKLKAFYWYPVLRERVDEPSSSPLMIEELGDGHFPQLKKIPPPPFVPIQSWSAVWPKLRNFLSQKVSSHDLEEKRVIELIATAKALSSIPRKKRKKWARQLTIIVDYSKRNFPFWSDYNLVIANLTRLLGKDRVKVFYSRTDDLTLLTNDSDQINIFECLSEKDVLLILSDLGAYGEDAERILWQHYSDLFHQKRVKPTVLTPVPKRAWNVHLAKTMHVIEFSDSSSNILNQNEPKLVEQLLSLCSLAVRVEPQLLRALRQLIPNSDIGIEGVCWNHIDMDTACLACSLSLSARKKYQNLLIESDFPLSLVFKAKEIIKLYHGWLPPEIQLEEEVTQVGILNMRGEMVDCHYELALSKNAKHYLGWMKFQREKVKQNKSVQEWAKRMGFRQHKSVLGVSGANILVQYLAEVFQESSVTSDFPEVISENDLAFAKNRQEALVRTLQIKQVGGSLLLEAENIQSGEGQNPVLIEIEVQERLEIKKGENNTERLLVQDAIEVDLPRNGSISLRSSKEVIELSAMQKPDWAESIYQLLDGLYATLPLNDSKIKWIMNSFKEVEKYNPLLGKSDKQLAIVERGDWVNISQLERLKGIQDLNMSWAIDSGIDQYGLFADMELLGVVQRMRWINSGEFLMGSSLDELGRTEFEDQFYVILTNGFWMADTTCTNALWTAVMEEKAVISDSNRMLPVTGVSWEECRIFLSRLSHLIGDYGFVLPSEAQWEYACRAGVDTAYSFGNHIDDTQANFYEEELTGDRRQGGSGVKAVKEFPCNQWGLFQMHGNVWEWCADWYAPYPKEKSVDYTGSVKGGEHVLRGGSYFSTASGIRSASRGRLDLDVKFGSQGFRFAIV, encoded by the coding sequence ATGAATTTAAAAAGCTTTAAAAAACGTCGTGGAATGGTGAGTCGTGCCGATTTGTTTTTACTGCTTCAAATGTTTCCGAAAGAGAATTTTACTCACATAGCGGAGATGTTGGGATATTATAAAAGGTTAAGGAGGAACAAAAGGGATTTTACAAATCCTACCTTAGCATTCAGTCGTCAGAGAATAATTGAACATAAAGTTGAGGAAACTTTCGAGGATGAGCGCGGGTTAACTGAAAGTAAATTGAAAGCGTTTTATTGGTATCCTGTACTGCGTGAAAGAGTTGATGAACCTTCTAGTTCTCCCCTAATGATTGAAGAGTTAGGGGATGGACATTTCCCTCAGTTAAAAAAGATCCCCCCCCCACCTTTTGTTCCAATTCAATCTTGGTCTGCGGTTTGGCCAAAATTAAGAAATTTTTTGTCCCAAAAAGTTTCTTCACATGATCTTGAAGAAAAACGGGTGATTGAACTGATTGCCACTGCTAAAGCTTTAAGTAGTATTCCAAGGAAAAAACGCAAAAAATGGGCTAGGCAACTAACTATTATCGTAGATTATTCTAAACGAAATTTTCCTTTTTGGAGTGACTATAATTTGGTCATTGCCAACTTAACTCGGTTGTTGGGAAAAGATCGTGTGAAAGTCTTTTATTCTCGAACAGATGATTTAACATTGCTGACTAATGATTCCGATCAGATAAATATATTTGAATGTTTGTCTGAAAAAGATGTTCTATTAATTCTTTCTGATTTAGGCGCTTATGGGGAAGACGCTGAGCGCATACTTTGGCAGCATTATTCGGATTTGTTTCATCAAAAACGTGTTAAACCGACAGTGTTAACTCCCGTGCCGAAAAGAGCTTGGAATGTGCATTTAGCAAAAACGATGCATGTGATAGAGTTTTCTGATTCATCTTCTAATATATTAAATCAAAATGAGCCGAAGCTTGTAGAACAGTTGTTGAGTTTATGTTCTCTCGCAGTAAGAGTTGAACCACAATTATTACGGGCATTACGACAGTTGATTCCTAACTCGGATATAGGGATTGAAGGAGTTTGCTGGAATCATATTGATATGGATACAGCTTGCTTGGCTTGCTCGCTATCTTTGTCAGCTCGAAAAAAATATCAAAATTTATTAATAGAATCTGACTTCCCTCTCTCACTAGTTTTTAAAGCAAAAGAAATTATTAAGTTATACCACGGCTGGTTACCTCCGGAAATTCAGCTGGAAGAGGAAGTAACTCAAGTTGGGATACTTAACATGCGTGGGGAAATGGTGGATTGTCATTATGAATTAGCTCTTTCGAAAAATGCAAAACATTATCTTGGGTGGATGAAATTTCAAAGAGAAAAGGTGAAACAAAATAAGTCGGTCCAAGAATGGGCAAAACGAATGGGATTTCGTCAGCATAAGTCAGTGTTAGGAGTTAGTGGGGCAAATATATTAGTTCAATATCTTGCAGAGGTTTTTCAAGAGAGTTCCGTTACAAGTGATTTCCCTGAAGTTATTTCTGAGAATGATTTAGCTTTTGCTAAAAATAGACAAGAAGCGCTAGTTAGAACATTACAGATAAAGCAAGTTGGAGGGAGCTTGCTTTTGGAAGCTGAAAACATACAGAGTGGAGAAGGGCAGAATCCTGTACTTATAGAAATAGAAGTTCAAGAACGCTTGGAAATAAAGAAAGGAGAAAACAACACTGAAAGATTGCTTGTACAAGATGCTATCGAAGTAGATCTTCCTCGTAATGGAAGCATCTCCTTACGTAGTTCAAAAGAAGTCATAGAATTGTCAGCGATGCAAAAACCTGATTGGGCCGAGTCAATTTATCAATTATTAGATGGGTTATATGCTACTCTTCCCCTTAACGACTCTAAGATAAAATGGATAATGAATTCTTTTAAAGAAGTTGAAAAATATAATCCCCTATTAGGGAAGAGCGATAAGCAGTTGGCAATTGTTGAGAGGGGAGACTGGGTAAACATAAGCCAACTTGAACGGCTTAAGGGAATTCAGGACTTAAACATGTCGTGGGCTATTGACAGTGGAATAGATCAGTATGGACTTTTTGCAGATATGGAACTTTTGGGAGTTGTTCAACGAATGCGTTGGATTAATTCTGGTGAGTTTCTGATGGGATCTTCGTTAGATGAATTAGGTAGAACTGAATTTGAAGATCAGTTTTACGTGATATTGACCAACGGGTTTTGGATGGCTGACACTACTTGTACGAATGCTCTGTGGACTGCTGTAATGGAAGAAAAGGCGGTAATAAGTGATTCAAATCGAATGTTACCTGTGACAGGCGTTTCATGGGAAGAATGTCGTATTTTTTTAAGTAGGCTTAGCCACCTAATAGGTGATTATGGCTTTGTCTTGCCGTCTGAAGCACAGTGGGAATATGCATGTAGAGCAGGCGTTGATACGGCTTATTCATTTGGAAATCACATTGATGATACGCAGGCAAATTTTTATGAGGAGGAGTTGACTGGTGACAGAAGGCAAGGTGGAAGTGGGGTAAAGGCTGTAAAAGAATTTCCCTGTAATCAATGGGGATTATTTCAAATGCATGGAAATGTTTGGGAATGGTGTGCTGATTGGTATGCTCCGTACCCTAAAGAAAAATCTGTTGACTACACTGGATCAGTAAAGGGGGGCGAGCATGTTTTAAGAGGAGGAAGCTACTTTTCAACGGCTTCAGGTATTCGATCGGCGAGCCGAGGACGTTTGGATCTAGACGTGAAATTTGGGAGTCAGGGGTTTAGGTTTGCGATTGTTTAG
- a CDS encoding AAA family ATPase yields MQDSYFWEDDVLRTVKAAIVAKRPLLIRGEPGIGKSSLARAAALKFNRYYISTVVTSKTEANDLLWYYDGVQRLSDAQIQCAFELVEDGSHTLLSRKNDMLASKNYVTPGVLWWAYQPFDALTRIEKCSSACLPSSATLNELRILDRQNSKKGWVVLIDEIDKADSDVPDSLLEAFSENQFTVPYLNEPVCLDSSIEQPLVIVTTNEERQLSAAFLRRCFVLEMKLPDGDAGIQWLLDRATVYNNFGLSNDELYRVASIIIEDRQIYRANHRPGLSEFLDLAQLLAAYKEEIGGINILQDSSMVKEMFSFAIHKDVS; encoded by the coding sequence GTGCAAGATAGTTATTTTTGGGAAGATGATGTGTTGCGTACGGTAAAGGCGGCCATAGTCGCAAAACGCCCTTTATTAATTCGTGGAGAACCAGGGATTGGAAAAAGTTCGTTAGCCCGTGCTGCAGCATTAAAATTCAATCGCTATTACATTTCGACCGTTGTAACAAGCAAAACTGAAGCCAATGATCTGTTGTGGTATTATGATGGTGTGCAGCGATTAAGCGACGCTCAAATCCAATGTGCTTTCGAGTTAGTAGAGGATGGTTCTCATACTTTATTATCTCGAAAAAATGATATGTTAGCATCAAAAAACTATGTTACTCCTGGCGTGTTGTGGTGGGCATATCAACCATTTGATGCTTTAACACGTATTGAGAAATGTTCATCGGCGTGTCTTCCTTCATCAGCTACTTTGAATGAACTAAGAATACTGGATAGACAAAACAGTAAGAAAGGTTGGGTGGTCTTAATTGATGAAATTGATAAGGCAGATTCAGATGTGCCTGATTCATTGTTGGAAGCGTTTTCTGAAAATCAATTCACTGTTCCGTATCTTAATGAGCCTGTGTGTCTCGATAGCTCTATCGAACAGCCTCTTGTAATAGTAACAACCAACGAAGAGCGTCAGTTATCTGCTGCATTTTTGCGTAGATGCTTCGTCTTAGAGATGAAGCTGCCTGACGGAGATGCTGGGATTCAGTGGCTTTTAGATCGTGCGACTGTCTATAATAATTTCGGGCTATCAAATGATGAACTATATCGCGTGGCATCTATCATAATAGAGGATCGCCAAATATATAGAGCGAATCATCGCCCTGGTCTTAGTGAGTTTTTAGATTTAGCCCAACTTTTAGCAGCCTATAAAGAGGAGATTGGGGGAATTAATATATTGCAAGATAGCTCGATGGTTAAGGAGATGTTTTCATTTGCAATTCATAAAGATGTAAGCTGA
- a CDS encoding ankyrin repeat domain-containing protein, with protein sequence MTIVYKFIDNGEGPTSFPPNWAVAWGEDNFGLWATCVVSDDVCLMRWIRPGLLVSEQKNELVCEEGFWLLDARIGAQTWAKRKREKARVGVGVSRADCLNWLKKYNLNNRYDKLLLPTAEQWKYACWNQREGYPAGFVKKINRKEAICNQFGLHDVFSSGWEWCVSPYGSRDSLDIDRIGRIKNSNKWGEGTEPKDRAFFRFCMIESDRSSGTAKYFYQNLAQINAGEKQDDLEWSHIHKAAVAGDLAYFTTLIKTNADIDCTDFVGRTPLHLACWSGHNSLLSMLLSHGADLTAVTKNGWSSLHYATEKGHLDVVMSLLNAGAQVDLSDTDGWTPLHLAVVNNKLEVLSVLIQFGADVNSAIKNGLSPLHLAVQANIPSAILILLDAGANSDVSALGVTPAELASRMDYTAIKRLFFTSEKGAYDEKDLCRASSLGDTFNVKKMIDFGIDLECKHMDSFTPLHLAVHNKRLGVLIALLEAGAEVDAKDFNKSTPLHHAVYDGWKEGVRVLCEFNADSDVVDADFDTPVSLAERKGYVDILKSLTG encoded by the coding sequence ATGACTATAGTATATAAGTTTATTGACAATGGAGAGGGACCTACATCTTTTCCTCCGAACTGGGCTGTAGCTTGGGGAGAAGATAATTTTGGGTTATGGGCGACTTGCGTTGTGAGTGATGACGTGTGCTTAATGCGTTGGATTAGGCCAGGTTTGCTTGTATCGGAACAAAAAAATGAATTGGTATGCGAAGAGGGGTTTTGGCTTTTAGATGCAAGAATTGGGGCACAAACTTGGGCAAAAAGAAAGAGGGAGAAAGCTAGAGTTGGTGTGGGGGTTTCTAGAGCTGATTGTCTTAACTGGTTGAAGAAATATAATCTCAACAATCGTTATGACAAATTATTGTTACCAACGGCCGAGCAATGGAAATATGCCTGCTGGAATCAAAGGGAAGGGTATCCTGCCGGTTTTGTAAAAAAAATTAATAGAAAAGAAGCCATATGCAATCAGTTCGGTTTGCATGATGTTTTTTCTTCTGGATGGGAATGGTGTGTGTCACCGTATGGTTCAAGAGATTCTTTAGATATTGATCGTATTGGGAGAATTAAGAATAGCAATAAGTGGGGTGAGGGAACTGAGCCAAAGGATAGAGCTTTTTTCCGTTTTTGTATGATTGAAAGTGATAGGTCATCAGGAACCGCGAAATACTTTTATCAAAATCTGGCTCAGATAAATGCTGGCGAAAAGCAGGATGATTTAGAATGGAGTCATATACATAAAGCTGCTGTTGCTGGGGACTTAGCTTACTTTACAACGTTAATAAAAACTAATGCTGACATTGATTGCACTGATTTTGTAGGGAGAACCCCATTACACCTTGCCTGTTGGAGTGGGCATAATAGTTTATTAAGTATGCTGCTAAGCCATGGTGCAGATTTGACTGCTGTAACAAAAAACGGTTGGAGCTCTCTGCACTATGCTACTGAGAAAGGACATTTGGACGTAGTAATGAGCTTACTTAATGCTGGGGCGCAAGTTGACTTGTCGGATACTGACGGCTGGACTCCACTACATTTAGCTGTCGTTAATAACAAGTTAGAAGTGTTAAGTGTGTTGATTCAATTTGGAGCAGATGTGAATTCAGCAATTAAAAATGGGCTAAGCCCACTTCATCTTGCTGTACAAGCGAATATCCCTTCTGCAATTTTAATATTGCTGGATGCTGGGGCAAATAGTGACGTAAGTGCCCTCGGGGTTACACCAGCTGAACTTGCATCACGCATGGACTATACTGCTATTAAACGTTTGTTTTTTACTTCTGAAAAAGGGGCATATGACGAGAAGGATTTATGTCGTGCTTCTTCTTTAGGAGATACGTTTAATGTAAAAAAAATGATCGATTTTGGTATTGATTTAGAATGTAAACATATGGATAGCTTTACCCCCCTTCATCTCGCTGTTCATAATAAACGATTGGGTGTTTTGATTGCGTTACTTGAGGCTGGGGCTGAGGTTGATGCAAAGGATTTCAACAAATCTACTCCACTCCATCATGCTGTTTATGATGGATGGAAAGAGGGGGTTCGAGTGCTGTGTGAATTTAATGCGGATAGTGATGTTGTAGATGCTGATTTTGATACACCGGTATCACTCGCTGAACGAAAAGGATATGTTGATATTTTAAAGAGTTTAACGGGGTAG